A stretch of the Zonotrichia albicollis isolate bZonAlb1 chromosome 29, bZonAlb1.hap1, whole genome shotgun sequence genome encodes the following:
- the PGPEP1 gene encoding pyroglutamyl-peptidase 1 isoform X1, protein MATTVTLEKCGHNVGYKGLDNCRFCPGSQCCVEGGPECIDSIIDMDAVSSRVSALGLDVTVTISKDAGRYLCDFTYYTSLYQSHGRSAFVHVPPLGKPYSAEQLGRALQAIIEEMLDFLEHSEDKINCQHEH, encoded by the exons ATGGCCACCACTGTCACCCTGGAGAAGTGTGGCCACAACGTGGGCTACAAGGGGCTGGACAACTGCCGCTTCTGCCCGGGCTCGCAGTGCTGCGTGGAGGGCGGCCCCGAGTGCATCGACTCCATCATCGACATGGACGCCGTCAGCAGCAGGGTCAGTGCCCTGGGCCTGGATGTCACTGTCACCATCTCCAAGGACGCTGGCAG GTACCTGTGTGACTTCACCTACTACACCTCCTTGTACCAGAGCCACGGGAGGTCAGCGTTTGTCCACGTGCCTCCTCTGGGGAAACCTTACTCTGCAGAACAGCTGGGCCGGGCCCTGCAGGCCATCATAGAGGAAATGCTGGATTTTTTGGAGCACTCTGAAGACAAAATCAATTGTCAGCATGAACactga
- the LSM4 gene encoding U6 snRNA-associated Sm-like protein LSm4 → MLPLSLLKTAQNHPMLVELKNGETYNGHLVSCDNWMNINLREVICTSRDGDKFWRMPECYIRGSTIKYLRIPDEIIDMVKEEVVSKGRGRGGMQQQKQQKGRGVGGAGRGVFGGRGRGIPGSGRGQQEKKPGRQSAKQ, encoded by the exons ATG CTGCCCCTGTCCTTGCTGAAGACGGCGCAGAACCACCCCATG CTGGTGGAGCTGAAGAACGGGGAGACGTACAACGGGCACCTGGTGAGCTGCGACAACTGGATGAACATCAACCTGCGGGAGGTGATCTGCACATCGCGG GACGGGGACAAGTTCTGGAGGATGCCCGAGTGCTACATCCGCGGCAGCACCATCAAGTACCTGCGGATCCCCGACGAAATCATCGACATGGTCAAGGAGGAGGTGGTGTCCAagggccggggccgcgggggcatgcagcagcagaagcagcagaagggCCGTGGGGTCGGAGGAGCTGGGCGAG gtgtttttgggggccgTGGCCGAGGAATTCCAGGCAGTGGGAGAGGCCAGCAGGAGAAGAAGCCGGGCAGGCAATCGGCCAAGCAGTGA
- the PGPEP1 gene encoding pyroglutamyl-peptidase 1 isoform X2: protein MEKPRRAVVVTGFGPFGEHAVNASWIAVQELEKLGLRDDVDLHVYEVPVEYQTVQRLIPALWKKHSPQLVVHVGVSGMATTVTLEKCGHNVGYKGLDNCRFCPGSQCCVEGGPECIDSIIDMDAVSSRVSALGLDVTVTISKDAGRYLCDFTYYTSLYQSHGRSAFVHVPPLGKPYSAEQLGRALQAIIEEMLDFLEHSEDKINCQHEH, encoded by the exons ATGGAGAAGCCGCGGCGGGCGGTGGTGGTGACGG GGTTTGGGCCGTTTGGGGAGCACGCTGTGAACGCCAGCTGGATTGCAGTTCAG GAGCTGgagaagctggggctgagggatgACGTGGATCTGCACGTCTATGAGGTCCCTGTTGAGTACCAGACGGTGCAGAGACTCATTCCTGCCTTGTGGAAGAAGCACAGTCCCCAA CTGGTGGTGCACGTGGGCGTGTCGGGCATGGCCACCACTGTCACCCTGGAGAAGTGTGGCCACAACGTGGGCTACAAGGGGCTGGACAACTGCCGCTTCTGCCCGGGCTCGCAGTGCTGCGTGGAGGGCGGCCCCGAGTGCATCGACTCCATCATCGACATGGACGCCGTCAGCAGCAGGGTCAGTGCCCTGGGCCTGGATGTCACTGTCACCATCTCCAAGGACGCTGGCAG GTACCTGTGTGACTTCACCTACTACACCTCCTTGTACCAGAGCCACGGGAGGTCAGCGTTTGTCCACGTGCCTCCTCTGGGGAAACCTTACTCTGCAGAACAGCTGGGCCGGGCCCTGCAGGCCATCATAGAGGAAATGCTGGATTTTTTGGAGCACTCTGAAGACAAAATCAATTGTCAGCATGAACactga